The genomic DNA TTACCGGCTGATGACGGTATCTCGGCGCCCCCACCCAGCTCAAGATCGTCGCACCGACCCTGCTCATGGCGATCATCAATCAGGAGTACCGGCACGACCGCTGGATCGGCGAGGTCCGCGACCGCGATCTCGGCCACGCCCTTCCCGACGCCCCAGTCTCCGATCGGCTCACCACCATCGAGGGACCCTGGTCGAGTGCGGATGGAACCCCTGATCACATCCATGCGCCGGTCAGGAGCGTATGGCCCCGAGCAGCCTTCCTTCAATGTCGAGCGGGCGCGTTTCAGCAGGTCCAGATGCCTTCAATCGCCACGACCTGGGAAGACTGGTATGACCCGATACCTTGCCGTGCAAGGTATCGGGTCATACCATGCTCTCATGACTGAGGACACCGAGGCGACGCCGGAATCGGCGACCATCGCCCGTCTGCGTCGCGAGCTCGCACGTGGCACGACCGAGCTGGCCGTGCTGTCCGTCCTCAGTGTCCGCCGCCGATATGGCTACGAGCTGCTGAAAGTGCTGCGGCAGACGGGCGAGGGGGTCCTGGAGGTCAAGGAGGGCACGCTCTATCCGCTGTTGCACCGGCTGGAGGATTCCGGCCACATCCTCGCGACTTGGGAGGCGGAAGGGCGTGCCAGGCCGCGCAAGTACTACGTCATCACCCCAGACGGTCGCGCGTACCTCGCCATGCTGCGTACCGGGTGGAGCGGCCTGGTCGACGGGATGCGACAACTACTCGACACCCTTGGTGAGGTGCAGGAATGACCGACGAGCGGCAGATCATCGACGATTACACGGGAAGGGTCGGGCGTCATCTGACGGGCCCGGCCCGGGACAGGGCGAAGGCGGAGCTCAGCGAGCACTTGTCCGACGCCGCGGAGATGGGAGAGTTAGCCCAGGTCCTGAGCCGCCTCGGCGCCCCGGAAGAGGCGGCGGCCACCTTCGCCGAACTACGGTCCGCACCGCCGGCTCCCATGGATGCGCGGCTCACCGCGGTCGTGATCGACAACCTACCGCTCGTCGGGGTCACGATCGCGCTGCTCGTTCAGGGGATCGTCCGGACCTTGGAGGTGGGGAGCGGCTTCGCGCTGGCGTTCCCGCCCTTCGTGCACATCAAGATCGGTGACGGCTGCGTGTCCCTCGCGCCAGTGCAGTGCGGCACCGGCTACGACCACGCCGGGCTGCTCTACAGCCTGGGTGTCCCGCTCGCTCTGCTCTGGTCGATCGTCGGACTGGGGCTGCTGGAGGCACGGACCGGTACGACTCCGGGCAAGCGCCTCATGAAACTACGCGTCGTGACCGAGGCCGGGCTGCGCATCCACCCGGTCGCCGGTGTCGTGCGGCGGCTCAGCCTGCTGGTGGGACCCTTCGCCTGGCTGGACTGGGCGCCGGTCGTGTGGGGCGACCGGCGGCGGGTGCTCGACCGCCTGACCGAGATCAAGGTCGTGAGCGCCCGGGAGGCGAAGTGAAGACCGCCGTCCGCGTTCCGCCCCTCGTGGCGCTGGCCGTCGGTGCGGCACTGTGGTTCGTCCCCACGCTCGTGCAGCGCGCGGCCTGGTTATTGGGCGATGACGATCGCGCGGTGGACTTCGACCTCGTCCTGGTGTCGCGCTGGATCGCCGCCGCGCTGCTGCTGGGCTTCGTCCTGGCCGTGGAGCGGCGGCCGCTGTCATCGGTGGGCCTGCACGCCCCTCGTGGGCGGGACGTCCTGATCACCGTCGGGCTGGCCGTCCTGGCGCTGGTGGTCAGTGTCACCTTGTACGGGCTTGTCGCGGGGACGGGCCCCGACCAGCAGTCGCCGTCGGGGCGGATCGTGGCGAGCCTGTCGGTCGCCGAGAGCATTCACCTGATCGTCAACGCGGCCGTCGTCGAGGAGCTCTTCTTCCGCGGCTTCCTCATGGAGCGGGTCATCGACCTCACCCGGCGGCCCTGGCTGGCCGCGCTCGTGTCCTATGTGGTGTTCGTCGGTTCGCACGTGCCCGGCTCGGGCGGGGCCACCGCGCTGACCATGGTCGCCGTGGGATCGCTGCTCTTCGTCGGCCTCTATTGGGTCCGCCGCAACCTGCTGTTGTGTGTCGGCGCGCATGCCATCGGCAACCTTCCCCTCCTGGCCAACGCCCTCGCCTGAACCTTGGACCGCCCACACGCGCGTTGGTGTCCCGACAAGTCTGCCAAAGGGGAAGCACACGTGCAGAGATGATCAGCATGTCGGTATCGTCGGAGGCCGATGCTAGGTTGCGGCGGCATGACGACATCCTCCCGGCAGAAGCCGCCGATCCTTCACGTGATAGATGAGGAGTTCGTACCGCCCGATCGGGGTGACGAGCAGGAAGGTCCGGAGTCCGCGGTTCCCGCCGGTGATCCGGACGAGGCGGTGCGGCTCTTCCACCGCTACCGGCGGCTGATGGCGCAGATCCTCGGGTACGAGGAGGAGCTCCCCGGGCCCGCGAGCGAGGAGGACCTCGCGGCCGTGGAGGAGGAGCTCGGCGTCGCGCTGCCCGCGGACCTGCGCGCGCTGTACGGCATCGCCGACGGTGACGGCGACATCGTGAACCAACTGTTCGACCGGCACCCGTGGCTCTCCCTCGCCGAGATCTGCGACCAGGATGACGAGTGGCTCGACATCGCGCGGGAGTGGCACTACGAGCCCTGGCGCCAGCTGGTGTTCGATGCCACGCCGCCGAACACGGTCCGGAGGTCGTCGCTGCGTCCGGGCTGGATCCGGTTCGCGATCGACACCGGCGGCAACTGGCTCGCCGTGGACACCGATCCTGGGCCGAACGGCCGTCCCGGGCAGGTCATCGCGATAGGAGTCGACTACACGCGGGGGCCGGCGTACGTCGCCGACTCGGTGACCACATTCCTGCGCCGCCTGGTGGAAGCGCTGGAACGCGGTGACTACGTCCGTCACGACGAGAGCCTGTGGATCGAGGCGGACCAACCGCAGCTGTCCGAGCACACCATGTACTACGACGGCCCGCCTTCCCGCGAGCGGGCCGGGCAGGCCGGTCCGCTCGTGCAGGACGTCCGGGTGACCGAGGTGGAGGATTGCGCGTTTCTCGACGCGATGCCCGAAGTGCGCTCGCTGGCGCTGTCGAGCACGGGTTCGCCCGACCTGACCCCGCTCGGCGGCCGTCCGGTGGAGTATCTGGAGCTTAATGTGGAGTCGGCCGACCTGACGACGCCGGCCCGGAACCGGGAGCTGCGGTCGCTGTCGATCGCCTGCGCGCGTCCCGTCGAGCTGGCTCCGCTCCGTATGGTGCCCAACCTGTGGGCGCTGGACATCGCGGCGGCACCCGTCGCCGACCTCGCCACGGTGACCGAGCTGAAGGGACTGCGGTACCTGGAGGTGACCCAGGACCAATGGCGGGAGCTGTCGGAACTCGACGACCTGCCGCCGCTGGCCGTCGTCGGCGTCCACCCCCACCGCCCCGAACGCGACTGGCCGGTCAGGACTGCCTGGGTCACCACCGACGGCGAGCCGCCTTCGCCAACAGCCTGACGCGGTGCCTGGGCGGGGCCCGAGGGACCCGCTCAGCCCGCTGGACAGGAAATCGTCATAGACAGCGCCTGGATCTGCGACTTCTCATCCACACACAACACCACCGCGCGTTCCGGCGGGTCGTGATACGGCCCCACCACCTCCACGAAGAGCGGATCAGTTTTCGCCCCATCGAGGCGCTGGTCCAGGCCCGTGCAGAGCCTGCTGGCCTCGGCGGTATCTCCTAGCTGGCCGTGTTCAGTCATCCTGGCTCCGGGTCCCACAGCTTCACCGTGTCGGAGAGATCCATGCCGTTGGGGCAGCCGACGCCCTTTTCGGTGGCGTTCGCGGTGTGGGCGCTCCACAGAACAGGGCCATCGTGGCGGCACACCGTGAGACCGGCCTTTCGGGGACGTGGTACGCGTAGTGATCATTAGACTTGCCGGACGTTGACAGGATGGCCACAGGACAGTTGAAAGGCCCACATGAACAAGGCGATTCCCTTAATCACCATGAGCGTGGCGATGTTCGCTTGTGTGCCTTCCGGGCATGCCGTCGCGGCGGGGACGG from Nonomuraea muscovyensis includes the following:
- a CDS encoding RDD family protein; translation: MTDERQIIDDYTGRVGRHLTGPARDRAKAELSEHLSDAAEMGELAQVLSRLGAPEEAAATFAELRSAPPAPMDARLTAVVIDNLPLVGVTIALLVQGIVRTLEVGSGFALAFPPFVHIKIGDGCVSLAPVQCGTGYDHAGLLYSLGVPLALLWSIVGLGLLEARTGTTPGKRLMKLRVVTEAGLRIHPVAGVVRRLSLLVGPFAWLDWAPVVWGDRRRVLDRLTEIKVVSAREAK
- a CDS encoding CPBP family intramembrane glutamic endopeptidase, coding for MKTAVRVPPLVALAVGAALWFVPTLVQRAAWLLGDDDRAVDFDLVLVSRWIAAALLLGFVLAVERRPLSSVGLHAPRGRDVLITVGLAVLALVVSVTLYGLVAGTGPDQQSPSGRIVASLSVAESIHLIVNAAVVEELFFRGFLMERVIDLTRRPWLAALVSYVVFVGSHVPGSGGATALTMVAVGSLLFVGLYWVRRNLLLCVGAHAIGNLPLLANALA
- a CDS encoding SMI1/KNR4 family protein, encoding MTTSSRQKPPILHVIDEEFVPPDRGDEQEGPESAVPAGDPDEAVRLFHRYRRLMAQILGYEEELPGPASEEDLAAVEEELGVALPADLRALYGIADGDGDIVNQLFDRHPWLSLAEICDQDDEWLDIAREWHYEPWRQLVFDATPPNTVRRSSLRPGWIRFAIDTGGNWLAVDTDPGPNGRPGQVIAIGVDYTRGPAYVADSVTTFLRRLVEALERGDYVRHDESLWIEADQPQLSEHTMYYDGPPSRERAGQAGPLVQDVRVTEVEDCAFLDAMPEVRSLALSSTGSPDLTPLGGRPVEYLELNVESADLTTPARNRELRSLSIACARPVELAPLRMVPNLWALDIAAAPVADLATVTELKGLRYLEVTQDQWRELSELDDLPPLAVVGVHPHRPERDWPVRTAWVTTDGEPPSPTA
- a CDS encoding PadR family transcriptional regulator; translated protein: MTEDTEATPESATIARLRRELARGTTELAVLSVLSVRRRYGYELLKVLRQTGEGVLEVKEGTLYPLLHRLEDSGHILATWEAEGRARPRKYYVITPDGRAYLAMLRTGWSGLVDGMRQLLDTLGEVQE